One part of the Bacteroidota bacterium genome encodes these proteins:
- a CDS encoding glycosyltransferase: MKVSIITVCKNSESAIESAIESVLNQDYKDVEYIIIDGKSSDSTISIIEKYKNRISKFISEKDEGMYFALNKGIQLASGDVVGLLHSDDFYPHEKIISRVVKEFEEKKVDSIYGDMQYVQKENTEKVFRHWKSKPFDAKNFLKGWMPPHPAFFVKRICYEKFGMFNTQFSISADYELMLRFLYKHKISSSYIPEVLVKMRTGGISNVNLKSRIKANREDKLAWTINNLKPNSFTLILKPLSKLRQFVS, encoded by the coding sequence ATGAAAGTTTCCATCATAACCGTTTGCAAAAATTCTGAATCTGCCATTGAATCTGCCATTGAATCCGTGCTGAATCAGGACTACAAAGACGTTGAATATATAATTATAGATGGAAAATCTTCCGACAGCACGATTTCCATTATTGAAAAATATAAAAACAGAATTTCAAAATTTATTTCTGAGAAAGATGAAGGAATGTATTTTGCTCTCAATAAAGGAATCCAACTTGCCAGCGGAGATGTTGTAGGACTTCTTCATTCGGATGATTTTTATCCGCACGAAAAAATTATTTCGCGCGTGGTAAAAGAGTTTGAAGAAAAAAAAGTTGACAGCATTTATGGCGATATGCAATATGTTCAGAAAGAAAATACGGAAAAAGTTTTCCGTCACTGGAAATCAAAACCTTTCGATGCAAAAAATTTTCTCAAGGGCTGGATGCCCCCTCATCCTGCTTTCTTCGTGAAGAGAATTTGCTATGAAAAATTCGGAATGTTCAACACGCAATTTTCCATTTCTGCCGATTACGAACTCATGCTCCGCTTTTTGTACAAGCATAAAATTTCTTCCTCCTATATTCCCGAAGTGCTCGTGAAAATGCGAACGGGTGGAATCAGCAATGTAAATTTGAAAAGCAGAATCAAAGCGAACAGGGAAGATAAACTCGCATGGACGATAAATAACCTGAAGCCGAATTCTTTTACGTTGATTCTAAAACCGCTTTCAAAACTCCGGCAGTTTGTGTCTTAG
- a CDS encoding SGNH/GDSL hydrolase family protein, with the protein MDKLKIGFLGGCINRQQGIQRNDLYYSMFSYLLGKEKINNQILLEQYFSYDQLVECSRKFVDEKNPDWLFLFIRPFPLMPLHKPIIKYDLQGKKTGRTLHPALYNRELKWKGKLSEHQRTEPLQIIQRKKFELRDLNIIAGILIGLHSWAMKYLTKQIKEIHSFCNRKGKKIVVISPPKNPESIMGSLICKWTTAYFNKYCHNNQIRFVDINLISADYFEEDKIHFNVAGHKQLAELIAKEIFKG; encoded by the coding sequence ATGGATAAATTAAAAATTGGTTTTTTAGGCGGATGCATTAACCGTCAGCAGGGAATTCAGAGAAACGATTTGTATTATTCTATGTTTTCTTACTTGCTGGGGAAAGAGAAAATAAACAATCAAATTTTATTGGAGCAATATTTTTCTTACGACCAGCTGGTTGAGTGTTCGAGAAAATTCGTGGATGAAAAAAATCCTGATTGGCTGTTTTTATTTATTCGTCCTTTCCCGCTTATGCCGTTGCACAAGCCCATAATAAAATATGATTTGCAAGGTAAAAAAACCGGAAGAACGCTTCATCCGGCTTTGTATAACAGAGAATTAAAATGGAAGGGAAAACTATCAGAGCATCAGCGTACCGAGCCACTTCAGATTATTCAAAGAAAAAAGTTTGAGTTGCGGGATTTGAATATCATTGCAGGAATTTTAATCGGACTGCATAGTTGGGCAATGAAATATTTAACAAAACAAATAAAGGAAATTCATTCATTTTGCAATAGAAAAGGAAAAAAAATTGTTGTCATTTCTCCGCCTAAAAATCCTGAATCAATTATGGGAAGTTTAATATGTAAATGGACAACCGCATACTTTAATAAATATTGCCATAATAATCAGATAAGATTTGTCGATATAAATTTAATTTCTGCGGATTATTTTGAAGAAGACAAGATTCATTTTAATGTCGCGGGGCATAAACAACTTGCCGAATTAATCGCAAAAGAAATTTTCAAAGGTTAA
- a CDS encoding nitronate monooxygenase produces MKNKICDLFGIKYPVIQAGMVWTSGWRLAAAAANSGCLGLIGSASMYPDVLREHIQKCKKATNKPFGVNVALLYPDIEKIMNIIAEEEVKIIFTSAGNPKAWTGRLKERGIKVAHVVGSVKFAQKCEEAGCDAVVAEGFEAGGHNGREETTTMVLIPLVKKAVKIPLIAAGGIATGRQMLAAMALGADGVQIGSRFAASEESSLHENFKKKITELNEGDTQLSLKKLVPVRVVKNKFYKLVQEAEDKGATSDELKNILGKARAKKGMFEGDLEEGELEIGQVSALIREIKPVKKIVEEIMEEYETAKKEITSL; encoded by the coding sequence GTGAAGAACAAAATTTGCGATTTATTCGGAATTAAATACCCGGTTATACAGGCGGGAATGGTTTGGACCAGCGGCTGGCGGCTTGCTGCTGCTGCTGCAAATTCAGGATGCCTTGGGCTCATCGGTTCCGCTTCCATGTATCCCGATGTTTTGCGCGAGCACATTCAGAAATGCAAGAAGGCAACGAATAAACCTTTTGGCGTGAACGTGGCATTGCTTTATCCCGACATAGAAAAAATCATGAACATTATTGCGGAAGAAGAAGTGAAAATTATTTTTACCTCTGCCGGAAATCCCAAGGCGTGGACGGGCCGGCTGAAAGAGCGTGGAATAAAAGTGGCGCATGTGGTAGGCAGCGTAAAGTTTGCGCAGAAGTGCGAAGAAGCCGGCTGCGATGCAGTGGTGGCAGAAGGTTTTGAAGCCGGAGGTCATAACGGAAGAGAAGAAACCACCACAATGGTTTTAATTCCTCTCGTAAAAAAAGCAGTGAAAATTCCGTTAATTGCAGCAGGAGGAATTGCCACCGGAAGGCAGATGCTTGCTGCTATGGCGCTGGGCGCAGACGGAGTTCAAATCGGTTCGCGGTTTGCCGCCAGCGAAGAATCTTCTCTGCACGAAAACTTCAAAAAGAAAATCACCGAACTGAACGAAGGCGATACGCAACTTTCATTAAAGAAATTAGTGCCCGTGCGCGTGGTGAAAAATAAATTTTATAAATTGGTGCAGGAAGCGGAAGATAAAGGCGCAACTTCTGATGAATTAAAAAATATTTTAGGAAAAGCCCGCGCCAAGAAAGGAATGTTTGAAGGTGATTTGGAAGAAGGAGAACTGGAGATTGGACAAGTGAGCGCGCTCATCCGCGAAATAAAACCGGTGAAGAAAATTGTGGAGGAGATTATGGAAGAATATGAAACGGCAAAGAAAGAAATTACCTCACTTTAA